A window from Citrus sinensis cultivar Valencia sweet orange chromosome 5, DVS_A1.0, whole genome shotgun sequence encodes these proteins:
- the LOC102609174 gene encoding inactive protein kinase SELMODRAFT_444075-like, with product MVPNSNLAFTLSRFRKHDHAHDTIITQNENNRNFPPSLWDSHFHQTANTSDFTIHRLMLPERTDSSLSQRATDTAAERVIVAVRAEKVISKNTLAWALTHVVHPGDGITLLAVFPAERTGRRFWSFPRWTGDCSSSHKEKSRDRICQISESCSQMVLQFHNQVEVRVRIKVVSGTSGSAVASEAMSNGANWVVLDKKLKQELKHCLEELHCNIVVMKNSRPKVLRLNLQSLNEEQTQYFSASASPVMAAVELQGNRMKHSTPLTSPERTSTSRTSQQGLSSSSDRMSSLFLVYQQNPLFEGVDRGCYTSIDNQNHLDGSLLAPELTAERHITRSANSTPSVASNCKSVFWIPQNHIVNEKPPKSKDYKDTNSRSPSSRTLLHKFIQFDQDTRAAGLEFNQSHHKSYGSNTSIRNAVPLGRTSSIPPPLCSLCQHKAPIFGKPPRRFSYKELEEATDGFSDTNFLAEGGFGVVYRGLLRDGQVVAVKLLKCGGSQADADFCREVRVLSCAQHRNVVLLIGFCIDGKKRVLVYEYICNGSLDFHLHGKKTAPLDWQSRVKIAIGAARGLRYLHEDCRVGCIVHRDMRPNNILLTHDFEPLVADFGLARWHAEWNTSTDERVIGTSGYLAPEYIDGGRITEKVDLYAFGVTLLELITGQRTSQLQFYKSQHVVSDWFHPLAALQPDHILDKVHRLIDPFLVSEQAHNYTHQLQAMVRAAFLCLSRDPESRPPMSKVLRILEEADSDIPLPFDLKSVGNRSGHLPGLSSRAQPEVRKSHRRRLSH from the exons ATGGTTCCAAATTCCAATTTAGCCTTCACTTTATCCCGCTTCAGAAAGCACGATCACGCACACGACACAATTATAACGCAAAACGAAAATAACCGAAATTTCCCACCATCTCTTTGGGATTCTCATTTTCATCAAACAGCCAATACTTCCGACTTCACAATTCACCGCCTAATGTTGCCTGAAAGAACAGATTCGAGCTTGAGTCAACGCGCCACGGACACGGCGGCGGAGAGAGTGATTGTCGCCGTGAGAGCCGAGAAGGTAATCTCCAAGAACACATTGGCTTGGGCTCTCACTCACGTTGTTCATCCCGGCGACGGCATTACGTTGCTCGCCGTCTTTCCCGCCGAAAGAACTG GCAGGAGATTCTGGAGTTTCCCGAGATGGACCGGAGATTGTAGCAGTAGTCATAAGGAGAAATCGCGGGATCGGATTTGTCAAATCTCGGAGTCTTGTTCGCAAATGGTACTTCAGTTCCATAATCAAGTTGAG GTCAGAGTGAGGATTAAGGTGGTATCAGGAACATCTGGAAGCGCAGTGGCAAGTGAGGCCATGAGCAACGGAGCCAACTGGGTCGTACTGGACAA AAAACTAAAGCAAGAGCTCAAACATTGCTTGGAGGAACTTCACTGCAACATTGTAGTGATGAAAAATTCTCGACCCAAAGTTCTTAGGCTTAATTTACAAAGTTTAAATGAAGAACAAACTCAGTATTTCTCTGCTTCTGCTTCACCCGTTATGGCTGCAGTAGAGCTACAGGGAAATAGAATGAAGCATTCCACTCCACTGACCAGTCCTGAAAGAACAAGCACTTCAAGAACCAGCCAACAAGGTTTGTCATCGAGTTCTGACAGAATGTCATCTCTTTTCTTAGTCTATCAACAAAATCCTCTTTTTGAAGGAGTCGATAGAGGTTGCTACACCTCAATAGATAACCAAAACCACTTGGATGGTTCACTTTTGGCTCCCGAGTTAACTGCAGAAAGGCATATCACTCGGTCGGCAAATTCAACACCATCTGTAGCAAGTAATTGCAAGAGTGTGTTTTGGATTCCCCAAAACCACATTGTTAATGAGAAACCACCAAAATCCAAAGACTATAAAGATACAAACAGTCGATCTCCAAGTTCTAGAACCCTTCTTCATAAGTTTATTCAGTTTGATCAAGACACAAGAGCTGCTGGACTAGAGTTTAATCAAAGCCATCACAAAAGCTATGGTAGTAACACAAGCATCAGAAATGCAGTTCCATTAGGCCGAACTTCCTCAATACCACCTCCATTATGCTCTCTATGTCAACACAAAGCACCAATTTTTGGCAAACCTCCGAGGCGATTTTCTTATAAGGAGCTGGAGGAAGCTACAGATGGATTTTCAGATACGAATTTCCTAGCAGAAGGTGGTTTTGGAGTCGTTTATAGGGGATTGTTGAGAGATGGCCAGGTGGTTGCTGTGAAACTGTTAAAGTGCGGCGGCTCTCAGGCAGATGCTGACTTCTGCAGGGAAGTACGGGTATTAAGCTGTGCTCAACACAGGAATGTTGTGTTGCTAATTGGGTTTTGTATTGACGGCAAAAAGAGAGTCTTGGTCTATGAGTACATTTGCAATGGTTCCTTGGATTTTCATTTACACG GCAAAAAAACGGCTCCACTTGATTGGCAATCACGGGTAAAGATAGCTATTGGAGCAGCACGAGGCCTAAGGTATCTTCACGAAGATTGTAGAGTTGGTTGTATAGTGCACAGAGACATGCGGCCTAACAATATCCTCCTAACTCATGACTTTGAGCCTCTG GTTGCTGATTTTGGACTTGCTAGGTGGCATGCCGAATGGAATACAAGTACAGATGAGCGAGTTATTGGAACCTCAGG GTATCTTGCACCAGAATATATTGATGGTGgaagaattacagaaaaagtGGATTTGTACGCATTTGGGGTGACACTATTGGAGTTAATCACCGGTCAAAGAACCAGCCAGTTGCAATTTTATAAAAGTCAGCATGTCGTATCTGACTGGTTCCACCCTCTGGCCGCATTACAACCAGACCATATTCTAGACAAGGTACACCGCCTGATTGACCCATTCTTGGTCTCTGAACAGGCCCACAACTACACCCATCAACTACAGGCTATGGTCCGTGCTGCTTTCCTGTGTTTAAGCCGTGATCCAGAATCCAGGCCCCCCATGTCAAAG GTCCTTAGGATACTTGAAGAAgcagattcagacattcctTTGCCTTTTGATTTGAAATCTGTTGGAAACAGAAGTGGCCATCTGCCTGGTCTGAGCTCACGCGCTCAACCTGAAGTAAGGAAAAGCCACCGTCGCAGGCTTTCACATTGA
- the LOC102609465 gene encoding protein JINGUBANG, translating to MRDGGGGTMFANSSSISRSKFGNILHSDPNMSSATANDEDFTIRPSSASAVSPGFYDPSRMSCEGSPMTMSPWNQTGPFSNPGWSQFEENLPQNGLIGSLVREEGHIYSLAASKDLLYTGSDSKNIRVWKNLKEFCGFKASSGLVKAIVISGEKIFTGHQDGKIRVWKISPKNQSVHKRAGTLPTLKDIFKSSIKPSNYIEVRRHRTALWIRHSDAVSCMSLDQDCGLLYTASWDRTFKVWRISDSKCLESVSAHDDAVNSVVSSAEGLIFTGSADGTVKVWKREQHGKGTKHSLAQTLLKQECAVTALVVSSSRSIVYCGSSDGLVNFWEREKQLSHGGVLKGHKLAVLCLAAAGKLVFSGSADKTICVWRRDGAIHTCLSVLTGHTGPVKCLAVEEDRDSSSSTSSCAQRWIVYSGSLDKSVKVWGVSEWAPDINSMGKMNLLH from the coding sequence ATGAGAGACGGAGGAGGAGGCACAATGTTTGCAAATTCTAGCAGTATTTCAAGATCCAAATTCGGCAATATTTTGCATTCAGACCCGAATATGTCTTCAGCCACAGCGAATGATGAGGATTTTACAATCCGGCCGAGCAGTGCTTCGGCTGTCAGTCCGGGGTTTTACGACCCTAGCCGAATGAGCTGCGAGGGTTCTCCCATGACCATGTCACCGTGGAACCAAACGGGACCGTTTAGCAATCCCGGATGGTCTCAGTTTGAAGAAAACCTCCCACAAAACGGACTTATCGGTTCACTTGTACGTGAAGAGGGCCATATTTACTCCTTAGCCGCATCCAAGGACCTGTTGTATACCGGTTCCGACAGCAAGAACATTCGTGTCTGGAAGAATCTTAAAGAATTTTGCGGTTTCAAAGCAAGCAGCGGTCTTGTTAAAGCCATTGTAATTTCCGGTGAAAAGATTTTCACCGGTCACCAAGACGGCAAGATTCGTGTTTGGAAAATCTCTCCCAAGAACCAGAGCGTCCACAAGCGAGCCGGGACTTTGCCAACTTTGAAGGATATATTCAAAAGCTCAATCAAACCGAGCAACTACATCGAAGTGAGACGTCACCGTACGGCTCTTTGGATCAGACACTCCGATGCAGTGTCGTGTATGAGCTTGGACCAAGATTGTGGTCTCTTGTACACGGCTTCTTGGGACAGAACCTTCAAGGTTTGGAGAATTTCAGACTCCAAATGTCTCGAGTCTGTTAGCGCTCACGATGACGCCGTTAACTCTGTGGTTTCGAGCGCTGAAGGTTTGATTTTCACTGGCTCAGCTGACGGCACCGTTAAAGTGTGGAAACGGGAGCAGCATGGTAAAGGAACCAAACATTCGCTGGCACAAACGTTATTAAAACAAGAATGTGCCGTCACAGCTTTGGTTGTGAGCTCCTCCAGGTCGATTGTGTACTGTGGATCCAGTGACGGTCTAGTCAACTTTTGGGAACGTGAAAAGCAGCTATCTCATGGTGGGGTCCTTAAGGGTCACAAGCTCGCGGTTCTGTGTCTCGCGGCTGCAGGGAAATTGGTGTTCAGCGGATCAGCGGATAAGACCATATGCGTGTGGAGGAGAGATGGCGCGATTCACACGTGTCTGTCTGTGCTGACTGGGCACACGGGCCCCGTTAAATGCTTGGCTGTTGAGGAGGATCGTGACTCCTCCTCGTCGACCTCGAGTTGTGCTCAACGTTGGATCGTGTACAGTGGGTCTCTTGATAAGTCGGTCAAAGTTTGGGGCGTTTCTGAATGGGCTCCTGATATTAATTCAATGGGTAAGATGAATCTGCTacactaa
- the LOC102609742 gene encoding wall-associated receptor kinase-like 14, whose product MTLKPPILFFLRILIIFPLITGTTHGCNRACGSNPVPYPFGFSTGCPIRLNCSSSSKNAQISIGEFPIQTMKSDHIKIIMEPICNRSIQTLHQLFSQNYAPTSRNGILLSSCNSSKVTACKIPLIDVRTQFNSIKCDSSSNSSSISCYSEEKNDREFIDYENATKQQCKFLLSAISSELFNTSAASINISAASLDVKVLEVGWWLNGHCHCSQNANCTPVLTPHGRSGFRCGCNKGFEGDGYPAGSGCRKASCNAAKYISGQCGGKTRIAVLIIGGSTAGASLIISMRLLCCLMRRRSYYRARKSTKRCLKEARGISNIPIYPYKEIEKATIGFSEKQRLGTGAFGTVYAGKLQNDLLVAIKRIKHRDTDGIQQVVNEIKLISCVSHPNLVRLLGCSIERGEQILVYEFMPNGTLCQHLQRERGDGLSWPIRLTIAMETAQAIAHLHSAINPPIYHRDIKSSNILLDYNFKSKVADFGLSRLGMTEISHISTAPQGTPGYLDPQYHQNFHLSDKSDVYSFGVVLVEIITALKVVDFSRPPNEVNLAALAADRISKGRLDEIIDPLIIEHRGHSDAGTLASVHKVAELAFRCLAFHRDMRPSMTEVATELEHIRTRTMEDINCTASLEASLCSSSYNASERMKDNSPPSVQDSWSSEQSSSSPLSNSLLSNVVQ is encoded by the exons ATGACTCTAAAGCCACCAATTCTCTTCTTCTTACGAATCTTGATAATATTTCCATTAATCACTGGCACAACTCATGGATGTAACAGAGCATGCGGCAGCAACCCGGTTCCTTATCCATTTGGATTCTCCACCGGCTGCCCTATTCGTCTGAATTGCAGctcatcatcaaaaaatgCTCAGATTTCAATCGGCGAGTTTCCAATCCAAACCATGAAAAGTGAtcacatcaaaatcatcatggAACCCATTTGTAACCGTTCAATCCAAACCCTTCACCAACTATTTAGCCAAAACTATGCCCCAACATCAAGAAACGGAATACTATTAAGCAGCTGCAACTCCTCCAAGGTTACCGCATGTAAGATACCTTTAATTGACGTCAGGACTCAGTTTAACTCTATTAAATGCGACTCTAGTAGTAATAGCAGCAGTATAAGCTGCTATTCAGAGGAGAAAAATGATCgtgaatttattgattatgAAAACGCGACCAAACAGCAGTGCAAGTTTCTTCTGTCAGCTATATCCTCGGAGCTGTTTAATACTTCGGCGGCGTCGATTAATATTTCAGCAGCTTCGTTAGATGTTAAGGTGCTTGAGGTCGGCTGGTGGCTTAATGGACATTGCCACTGTTCTCAGAATGCTAATTGTACTCCTGTTCTAACGCCTCATGGACGGTCAGGATTTCGATGCGGTTGCAACAAAGGGTTTGAAGGGGATGGGTACCCTGCCGGCTCGGGCTGCCGTAAAG CTTCTTGCAATGCTGCAAAGTACATATCCGGTCAATGCGGAGGAAAAACTAGAATCGCTGTTCTTATAATTGGAG GCAGCACTGCTGGAGCATCTTTGATAATAAGTATGCGTCTGTTGTGCTGTTTGATGCGAAGGCGTTCATATTATAGGGCAAGAAAAAGCACAAAACGCTGCTTAAAAGAGGCTAGAGGAATTAGCAATATTCCCATATATCCCTACAAAGAAATAGAGAAAGCCACTATCGGGTTCTCAGAGAAACAGAGGCTTGGAACTGGTGCCTTTGGAACAGTTTATGCAGGGAAGCTCCAAAATGATTTGTTGGTTGCAATCAAAAGAATCAAACATAGAGACACCGATGGGATTCAGCAGGTCGTGAATGAGATAAAGCTCATCTCATGTGTGAGCCACCCGAATCTAGTCCGGCTCCTAGGTTGCTCCATAGAACGTGGGGAACAGATTCTTGTCTATGAATTCATGCCCAATGGAACATTGTGCCAGCATTTACAAAGAGAAAGAGGCGATGGACTTTCCTGGCCAATACGCCTCACAATTGCCATGGAAACAGCACAAGCCATAGCTCATCTCCACTCTGCCATCAATCCACCAATATACCACCGAGACATAAAGTCCAGCAACATTCTCTTGGATTACAACTTCAAGTCCAAAGTTGCTGATTTTGGTCTGTCTAGACTTGGTATGACCGAAATATCCCACATCTCTACAGCGCCGCAAGGGACTCCAGGATATCTTGATCCACAGTATCATCAGAACTTTCATCTTTCAGACAAAAGTGATGTATATAGCTTCGGAGTAGTGCTTGTAGAGATCATAACAGCCTTGAAAGTAGTGGACTTTTCTAGGCCTCCAAACGAAGTGAATTTAGCGGCTCTTGCCGCTGACAGGATAAGCAAGGGACGTTTGGATGAGATTATAGATCCATTAATCATAGAGCATCGTGGTCATAGTGATGCTGGGACACTTGCTTCTGTGCATAAGGTGGCCGAGTTGGCATTTAGATGCCTTGCATTTCACAGAGACATGAGGCCTTCAATGACGGAAGTGGCAACTGAATTGGAACATATAAGGACTAGGACAATGGAAGATATCAATTGTACAGCTTCATTGGAGGCATCTCTGTGCTCTTCATCGTATAATGCAAGCGAAAGAATGAAGGATAATTCTCCTCCGTCGGTTCAAGATTCATGGTCAAGTGAACAAAGCTCGTCATCACCTTTATCAAACAGTTTGTTAAGTAACGTAGTCCAATGA
- the AOS gene encoding allene oxide synthase (The RefSeq protein has 9 substitutions compared to this genomic sequence), with protein MASTSLSFSLLPTEFQSPRKSSKLYTPRVRSAAIRPRPITASISEKQSVPVPPPIIISPSDEQPTKLPIRKIPGSYGLPYLGPIKDRQDYFYNLGRDEFFKSKIQKYGSTVFRANMPPGPFISSNPKVIVLLDGKSFPVLFDVSKVEKKDLFTGTYMPSTDLTGGYRVLSYLDPSEPNHAKLKQLLFFLLMNRRDKVIPELHSTYTEAFETLERDLAAKGKADFSGANEQAAFNFLARAWFGKNPADTTLGSDAPTLIGKWILFQLAPLLSLGLPKLVEEPLLRTRPLPPALVKKDYQRLYDFFHESSGFVLDEAEKLGVSREEACHNLVFATCFNSFGGMKILFPNMVKWIGRGGVKLHMQLAEEIRSVVRSNGGKVTMAGMEQMPLMKSVVYEVLRMEPPVALQYGKAKRDLIISSHEASFEVKEGEMLFGYQPFATKDPKIFEQAEEFVADRFVGEGEKMLKHVLWSNGPETENPPVGNKQCAGKDFVVLASRLLLVELFLRYDSFDIQVGKSAIGSSVTLTSLKRASF; from the coding sequence ATGGCATCaacttctttatctttttctcttctgcCAACTGAATTTCAATCCCCAAGAAAATCATCAAAGCTATACACTCCTCGGGTTCGATCTGCTGCCATCCGTCCGAGGCCGATCACCGCCTCCATTTCAGAGAAACAGCCCGTTCCAGCACCACCACCAATCACAATCTCGCCATCTGATGAACAACCCACCAAACTTCCGATCCGCAAAATCCCCGGAAGCTATGGCCTCCCTTATTTAGGTCCGATCAAAGACCGCCAAGACTACTTATACAACCTCGGAAGAGACGAGTTTTTCAAGTCCAAAATCCAAAAGTACGGCTCGACGGTGTTTCGTGCTAACATGCCCCCCGGTCCTTTCATCTCTTCGAACCCGAAAGTCATCGTTCTACTCGACGGCAAGAGCTTCCCCGTTCTCTTTGACGTTTCCAAAGTCGAAAAGAAAGATCTTTTCACCGGCACCTACATGCCCTCCACTGATCTCACCGGCGGTTACCGTGTTCTGTCGTATCTTGACCCTTCGGAGCCCAACCACGCCAAGCTCAAGCAACTCTTGTTCTTTCTTCTAATGAATCGCCGCGACAAGGTGATCCCCGAGTTTCACTCCACCTACACGGAGGCATTTGAGACTCTTGAAAGAGACTTAGCCGCCAAGGGCAAAGCAGATTTCAGCGGAGCCAACGAGCAAGCCGCCTTTAACTTCTTGGCCCGGGCTTGGTTCGGTAAGAACCCCGCCGATACCACACTTGGCTCGGATGCCCCGACTTTGATCGGTAAGTGGATTCTGTTTCAGCTCGCTCCGTTACTCTCCCTGGGCCTACCGAAGCTCGTCGAAGAACCATTGCTCCGCACGCGCCCTCTCCCTCCAGCGCTCGTGAAAAAAGATTACCAGAGGCTGTACGATTTCTTCCACGAGTCGTCGGGCTTCGTTCTCGACGAAGCCGAGAAGTTGGGCGTCTCGCGGGAGGAAGCGTGTCACAACCTCGTATTTGCCACATGCTTCAATTCATTCGGAGGCATGAAGATCTTATTCCCGAACATGGTCAAATGGATCGGCCGTGGGGGGGTCAAACTCCACATGCAGTTAGCAGAAGAGATCAGATCGGTAGTCAGATCAAACGGCGGCAAAGTGACGATGGCGGGGATGGAACAGATGCCGTGGATGAAGTCCGTGGTGTACGAAGTGCTGCGTATGGAACCACCCGTAGCGTTACAATACGGCAAAGCTAAAAGAGACTTGATCATATCGAACCACGAGGCGTCGTTTGAGGTCAAAGAAGGAGAGATGTTGTTCGGGTACCAACCATTTGCAACAAAAGATCCGAAGATATTCGAGCGAGCGGAGGAGTTCGTAGCGGACCGATTTGTCGGGGAAGGTGAGAAGATGCTCAAGCACGTGCTTTGGTCGAACGGTCCAGAGACAGAGAACCCAACGGTTGGGAATAAACAGTGTGCAGGCAAAGACTTTGTTGTCCTGGCGTCGAGGCTTCTGTTGGTGGAATTGTTTCTCCGATACGATTCTTTTGACATCCAAGTCGGAAAATCGGCGATAGGATCTTCTGTTACTCTAACGTCGTTGAAGAGAGCAAGCTTTTGA